Proteins co-encoded in one Opitutus terrae PB90-1 genomic window:
- a CDS encoding FKBP-type peptidyl-prolyl cis-trans isomerase — MKFKLILAVSLLLGLGGAVRAQDTQAAPAPQPATPAPQYTEPQLVEEFGWFMAKRVGIAELGFDKQQIDALVKGIVAAAEGKDTPYELEKIGPAMDEFMQRKQTAYMSKLKQQGEAETATFFAEVKKKPGVVVLPSGLVYEIEQQGEGPTPKPTDTVKVHYTGKLVNGTTFDSSVQRGEPVEFQLDQVIPGWTEGLQKISKGGKIKLYIPPQLGYGDEGRPQIPPASTLVFDVELLEIKPAAAAAATEAPAPAPAK, encoded by the coding sequence ATGAAATTCAAACTCATCCTCGCGGTTTCTCTGCTGCTCGGCCTGGGCGGTGCGGTGCGTGCGCAAGACACGCAAGCCGCGCCTGCGCCCCAGCCGGCGACCCCCGCTCCTCAATACACTGAACCGCAACTCGTCGAGGAGTTCGGCTGGTTCATGGCCAAGCGCGTCGGGATTGCCGAGCTCGGCTTCGACAAGCAACAGATCGACGCCCTGGTGAAAGGCATCGTCGCCGCGGCCGAGGGCAAGGACACGCCCTACGAGCTCGAGAAGATCGGGCCGGCGATGGACGAGTTCATGCAGCGGAAACAGACGGCCTACATGTCCAAGCTGAAGCAGCAGGGCGAGGCTGAGACCGCGACGTTCTTCGCCGAGGTGAAGAAGAAGCCGGGCGTTGTCGTGCTGCCGAGTGGGCTGGTCTACGAGATCGAGCAGCAGGGGGAAGGTCCCACGCCGAAGCCGACGGACACGGTGAAAGTTCACTACACGGGCAAGCTGGTCAACGGAACGACCTTCGACAGCTCCGTGCAGCGGGGCGAGCCGGTCGAATTCCAGCTCGATCAGGTGATTCCGGGCTGGACCGAAGGGCTCCAGAAGATTTCGAAGGGTGGCAAGATCAAGCTCTACATCCCGCCGCAGCTGGGCTACGGCGACGAGGGCCGTCCGCAAATCCCGCCGGCGTCCACGCTCGTGTTCGACGTCGAGTTGCTGGAGATCAAGCCAGCCGCCGCGGCCGCGGCGACCGAAGCGCCCGCCCCGGCGCCGGCGAAGTAA